The Haliaeetus albicilla chromosome 19, bHalAlb1.1, whole genome shotgun sequence genome has a segment encoding these proteins:
- the FKBP4 gene encoding peptidyl-prolyl cis-trans isomerase FKBP4, with amino-acid sequence MTAEEMKADGAPMEGADITPKRDEGVLKVVKREGSGTESPMIGDKVTVHYTGWLLDGTKFDSSLDRRDKFSFDLGKGEVIKAWDIAVATMKVGEICRITCKPEYAYGSAGSPPKIPPNATLIFEIELFEFKGEDLTDDEDGGIIRRIRKKGEGYSKPNEGALVEIQFEGRYGDRVFDRRELRFEIGEGDNYDLPHGLEKAIQKMEKSEESVFYLKPNYGFGSAGKEKFQIPPDAELQYEVKLKSFEKAKESWEMNTDEKLEQSCIVKERGTQYFKEGKYKRAALQYKKIVSWLEHESGLSDEEDTKARSLRLAAHLNLAMCHLKLKEYSQALENCNKALELDSNNEKGLFRRGEAHLAVNDFELARGDFQKVIQLYPSNKAAKVQLVTCQQKIREQHEKEKKMYANMFQRLADKDLKSAATLQTSHTEDAEMKDEQNGVEDKSEVDTEA; translated from the exons ATGACGGCGGAGGAGATGAAAGCGGACGGGGCTCCCATGGAGGGGGCGGACATCACCCCCAAGCGAGATGAGGGCGTCCTCAAG GTTGTCAAGAGAGAAGGCAGTGGGACAGAGTCTCCGATGATAGGTGATAAAGTGACTGTCCATTACACAGGATGGCTCCTTGATGGCACAAAATTTGACTCCAGTCTGGACAGGAGAGACAAATTTTCATTTGACTTGGGGAAAG GTGAGGTGATCAAAGCATGGGACATTGCTGTGGCAACTATGAAGGTTGGTGAAATCTGTCGGATTACATGTAAACCAGAATACGCCTATGGCTCAGCTGGGAGCCCCCCAAAGATACCTCCCAATGCTACACTGATTTTTGAG ATAGAACTTTTTGAGTTCAAGGGGGAGGACCTCACTGATGATGAAGACGGTGGCATCATCCGAAGAATCCGTAAAAAAGGGGAAGGCTACTCCAAGCCCAACGAGGGTGCGCTTGTAGAGA TCCAGTTTGAAGGCCGATATGGAGATCGTGTTTTTGACAGGCGGGAATTGCGGTTTGAGATCGGAGAAGGTGACAACTATGATCTTCCTCATGGTCTGGAGAAAGCAATTcaaaaaatggagaaatctGAGGAATCCGTGTTCTATCTCAAACCCAA CTATGGTTTTGGAAGTGCTGGGAAGGAGAAATTTCAGATCCCTCCAGATGCAGAGCTACAGTATGAAGTGAAACTCAAAAGCTTTGAAAAG GCTAAGGAGTCTTGGGAAATGAACACAGATGAGAAGCTGGAACAAAGCTGCATTGTGAAGGAGAGAGGCACACAGTACTTCAAG GAGGGGAAATACAAACGGGCAGCATTGCAGTATAAGAAGATTGTGTCATGGCTGGAGCATGAATCAGGACTCTCTGATGAGGAGGATACAAAAGCCAGAAGCTTGAGGCTTGCTGCTCACCTTAATCTAGCTATGTGCCATCTCAAGCTGAAGGAATACTCCCAGGCTTTGGAGAACTGCAACAAG gCACTTGAATTGGATAGCAACAATGAAAAAGGCCTCTTCCGGCGTGGAGAAGCGCACTTGGCTGTCAATGACTTTGAATTGGCCCGGGGAGATTTCCAGAAGGTGATACAACTTTATCCAAGTAACAAAGCTGCCAAAGTGCAACTGGTAACTTGTCAGCAAAAAATACGGGAGCAgcatgagaaagagaaaaagatgtaCGCCAACATGTTCCAAAGGCTTGCAGACAAAGACTTAAAG
- the TCAF2 gene encoding TRPM8 channel-associated factor 2 isoform X1, protein MLVFSPPDRSDLKMKPSATYELLVDGIGPWDFTGSFVPCELLLVGEDAYPILVSSKKQVLIAVSQYGKGRMVVVSHEGILKDSNFSQFLRNAVEWLKPSPEALVGVHPHLDSLSQLLLQAGTKVQAGAELSCSLGVYCMDAYDSTQAKDLVGFVKGGGGLLIGGQAWYWASQHGKEKVLFEFPGNQVTSVAGVYFTGNAVEKGIFKVSKKIPKIPLIVPHQANLSLDAECLLRGVSELDLVTGGAPSILLVHGVLSFPLCLDSSHRCLLAAARYGQGRVVVATHESQLFSPKLARFLLNAVRWLDAGRKGLVGVDASLKKLCSLLSREEVKSQVSQLTGDISVYCCSSYSDREAERVHAFVAEGGGLLIGGQAWYWASQNHGKAAVAQYPGNKILNRFGLSILGQSVQAAKLPAVGSEEHYHFRRALALFNGHVDKREELKGPLKDWLRRLAQDCAAFLHIPAHDCPAYASLHRILTKVLQRSGIPQVSGHCPVKSNSKEAVLLCMATELSLTMTDSAALVQKSAAGVCAPPITVEIDGTNPGKTAWRSTGLYLPEGHTAVITFPCLVVSAGLKVQIGCHTDDLSHATELKRAPVVIRTCDIACQKQSVSCLWGGLIYVVVPAKSVLGKVPITVEGAVRAPFFRLGETCESQWKACIRHYPAPWAELAVENLILTVPSDSIRHMENPQPLLTLWNEIMVAISKLAAIPTKFPRPERIVTDVQISYGWMHAGYPIMGHLDSVKEMLDMKHMQTTGLWGPVHELGHNQQQQAWEFPPHTTEATCNLWSVYVHENVLGIPRHQAHQALRSQCRAERIREYLKKGAQLKDWVVWTALETYLQLQEGFGWDPFIHLFSDYQKMSTTPKDNPSKMNLWAQKFSQQVNKNLAPFFTAWGWPIKKELSLELSSLPSWKEDPMRSYRP, encoded by the exons ATGTTGGTCTTCTCTCCACCAGATAGGAGTGACCTGAAGATGAAACCCTCTGCCACCTATGAGCTGTTAGTGGACGGTATTGGGCCATGGGACTTCACTGGCAGTTTTGTTCCTTGTGAGCTGCTACTTGTTGGAGAGGATGCCTACCCTATACTTGTGAGCTCTAAGAAGCAGGTTCTGATTGCCGTTTCACAGTATGGGAAGGGCCGGATGGTCGTTGTTTCCCATGAAGGAATCTTGAAGGACTCCAACTTTTCCCAGTTCCTCAGAAATGCTGTGGAGTGGCTCAAGCCCTCGCCCGAGGCCCTGGTTGGGGTCCATCCTCATTTGGAttccctctcccagctgctgctccaggctggCACCAAAGTacaggctggggcagagctcagctgctCCCTGGGGGTGTACTGTATGGACGCCTATGACAGCACACAGGCGAAAGACCTGGTTGGCTTTGTAAAGGGGGGTGGAGGGCTGCTCATTGGAGGCCAAGCCTGGTACTGGGCTAGTCAACATGGCAAGGAGAAGGTGCTGTTTGAATTCCCTGGGAACCAGGTGACCAGCGTGGCTGGCGTGTACTTCACAGGAAACGCAGTGGAGAAAGGCATCTTCAAAGTCTCCAAGAAAATTCCTAAGATCCCATTAATTGTCCC GCACCAGGCCAACCTCAGCCTTGATGCTGAGTGTCTCCTGCGTGGTGTGTCGGAGCTGGATTTGGTGACGGGGGGCGCGCCCTCCATCTTGCTGGTGCACGGTGTACTCTCCTTCCCGCTCTGCCTGGACAGCTCGCACCGCTGCCTCTTAGCTGCGGCACGCTACGGCCAAGGCCGTGTCGTGGTGGCCACCCACGAGAGCCAGCTGTTCTCCCCAAAGCTGGCCAGATTCCTGCTCAATGCTGTCCGCTGGCTGGATGCTGGGAGAAAGGGGCTGGTGGGTGTGGATGCCAGCCTGAAGAAGCTGTGTAGCCTCCTCTCTCGGGAAGAGGTGAAGTCGCAGGTGTCGCAGCTGACGGGCGACATCAGCGTCTACTGCTGCTCTTCGTACAGCGACAGAGAGGCCGAGAGGGTTCACGCTTTCGTGGCGGAGGGAGGCGGCCTACTGATTGGAGGCCAGGCCTGGTACTGGGCTTCCCAGAACCACGGCAAAGCTGCTGTGGCACAATATCCTGGCAACAAAATCCTGAACCGCTTTGGGCTGAGCATCCTGGGGCAGAGCGTCCAGGCAGCGAAGCTCCCGGCCGTGGGGTCAGAGGAGCACTACCACTTCCGCAGGGCGCTCGCTCTTTTCAACGGGCACGTAGACAAGCGTGAGGAGCTCAAGGGCCCCTTGAAGGACTGGCTGCGAAGGCTAGCGCAAGACTGCGCTGCCTTTCTGCACATCCCGGCCCACGACTGCCCGGCGTATGCCTCGCTCCACCGCATCCTGACCAAAGTGCTTCAGAGAAGTGGGATCCCGCAGGTCAGCGGGCACTGCCCTGTCAAGAGCAACTCCAAAGAGGCAGTCCTTCTCTGCATGGCGACCGAGCTGTCCCTCACCATGACGGACAGTGCAGCCCTAGTGCAGAAGTCTGCCGCTGGGGTCTGTGCCCCCCCCATCACTGTGGAAATTGATGGCACAAACCCAG GTAAGACAGCCTGGAGGAGTACAGGACTCTACCTCCCTGAAGGCCACACAGCAGTTATAACATTCCCTTGCCTGGTGGTCAGTGCTGGTCTGAAG GTGCAGATTGGGTGTCACACGGATGACCTCTCTCACGCCACAGAGCTGAAACGGGCCCCAGTGGTAATACGTACCTGTGATATCGCCTGTCAGAAACAGTCTGTTTCCTGCCTCTGGGGTGGCCTTATTTATGTCGTAGTACCAGCAAAGAGTGTCCTGGGGAAAGTGCCCATCACGGTGGAAGGGGCAGTCAGAGCTCCTTTCTTCAGGCTTG GGGAGACCTGTGAAAGCCAGTGGAAGGCCTGTATCCGGCACTACCCTGCACCCTGGGCAGAACTGGCTGTTGAGAATCTCATCCTGACAGTGCCGTCTGACAGCATCCGTCACATGGAGAACCCACAGCCGCTGCTGACCCTGTGGAATGAGATCATGGTGGCAATAAGCAAATTGGCAGCCATACCAACAAAATTCCCAAGGCCAGAGAGGATTGTAACAGATGTCCAGATCTCATATG GCTGGATGCATGCTGGCTATCCCATCATGGGCCACCTAGATTCAGTGAAGGAGATGTTAGACATGAAGCACATGCAAACTACTGGTCTTTGGGGTCCTGTCCATGAGCTGGGACACAATCAACAGCAGCAAGCATGGGAGTTTCCCCCTCATACCACAGAGGCCACCTGCAACCTCTGGTCTGTCTATGTTCATGAGAATGTGCTGGGGATCCCCAGGCATCAGGCCCATCAGGCACTTAGGTCACAGTGTCGGGCAGAAAGGATAAGAGAGTATCTGAAGAAAGGCGCTCAACTAAAGGACTGGGTGGTGTGGACTGCTCTGGAGACATACCTGCAG TTGCAGGAAGGGTTTGGTTGGGACCCCTTCATCCACCTCTTCTCTGATTACCAGAAAATGTCCACCACCCCAAAAGACAACCCTTCTAAGATGAACTTGTGGGCACAGAAGTTTTCTCAGCAGGTGAACAAGAACTTGGCTCCATTTTTTACAGCCTGGGGATGGCCTATCAAGAAAGAACTGTCTCTGGAACTGTCCTCTTTACCCAGCTGGAAAGAGGACCCAATGAGATCCTATAGACCATGA
- the TCAF2 gene encoding TRPM8 channel-associated factor 2 isoform X2: MKPSATYELLVDGIGPWDFTGSFVPCELLLVGEDAYPILVSSKKQVLIAVSQYGKGRMVVVSHEGILKDSNFSQFLRNAVEWLKPSPEALVGVHPHLDSLSQLLLQAGTKVQAGAELSCSLGVYCMDAYDSTQAKDLVGFVKGGGGLLIGGQAWYWASQHGKEKVLFEFPGNQVTSVAGVYFTGNAVEKGIFKVSKKIPKIPLIVPHQANLSLDAECLLRGVSELDLVTGGAPSILLVHGVLSFPLCLDSSHRCLLAAARYGQGRVVVATHESQLFSPKLARFLLNAVRWLDAGRKGLVGVDASLKKLCSLLSREEVKSQVSQLTGDISVYCCSSYSDREAERVHAFVAEGGGLLIGGQAWYWASQNHGKAAVAQYPGNKILNRFGLSILGQSVQAAKLPAVGSEEHYHFRRALALFNGHVDKREELKGPLKDWLRRLAQDCAAFLHIPAHDCPAYASLHRILTKVLQRSGIPQVSGHCPVKSNSKEAVLLCMATELSLTMTDSAALVQKSAAGVCAPPITVEIDGTNPGKTAWRSTGLYLPEGHTAVITFPCLVVSAGLKVQIGCHTDDLSHATELKRAPVVIRTCDIACQKQSVSCLWGGLIYVVVPAKSVLGKVPITVEGAVRAPFFRLGETCESQWKACIRHYPAPWAELAVENLILTVPSDSIRHMENPQPLLTLWNEIMVAISKLAAIPTKFPRPERIVTDVQISYGWMHAGYPIMGHLDSVKEMLDMKHMQTTGLWGPVHELGHNQQQQAWEFPPHTTEATCNLWSVYVHENVLGIPRHQAHQALRSQCRAERIREYLKKGAQLKDWVVWTALETYLQLQEGFGWDPFIHLFSDYQKMSTTPKDNPSKMNLWAQKFSQQVNKNLAPFFTAWGWPIKKELSLELSSLPSWKEDPMRSYRP, encoded by the exons ATGAAACCCTCTGCCACCTATGAGCTGTTAGTGGACGGTATTGGGCCATGGGACTTCACTGGCAGTTTTGTTCCTTGTGAGCTGCTACTTGTTGGAGAGGATGCCTACCCTATACTTGTGAGCTCTAAGAAGCAGGTTCTGATTGCCGTTTCACAGTATGGGAAGGGCCGGATGGTCGTTGTTTCCCATGAAGGAATCTTGAAGGACTCCAACTTTTCCCAGTTCCTCAGAAATGCTGTGGAGTGGCTCAAGCCCTCGCCCGAGGCCCTGGTTGGGGTCCATCCTCATTTGGAttccctctcccagctgctgctccaggctggCACCAAAGTacaggctggggcagagctcagctgctCCCTGGGGGTGTACTGTATGGACGCCTATGACAGCACACAGGCGAAAGACCTGGTTGGCTTTGTAAAGGGGGGTGGAGGGCTGCTCATTGGAGGCCAAGCCTGGTACTGGGCTAGTCAACATGGCAAGGAGAAGGTGCTGTTTGAATTCCCTGGGAACCAGGTGACCAGCGTGGCTGGCGTGTACTTCACAGGAAACGCAGTGGAGAAAGGCATCTTCAAAGTCTCCAAGAAAATTCCTAAGATCCCATTAATTGTCCC GCACCAGGCCAACCTCAGCCTTGATGCTGAGTGTCTCCTGCGTGGTGTGTCGGAGCTGGATTTGGTGACGGGGGGCGCGCCCTCCATCTTGCTGGTGCACGGTGTACTCTCCTTCCCGCTCTGCCTGGACAGCTCGCACCGCTGCCTCTTAGCTGCGGCACGCTACGGCCAAGGCCGTGTCGTGGTGGCCACCCACGAGAGCCAGCTGTTCTCCCCAAAGCTGGCCAGATTCCTGCTCAATGCTGTCCGCTGGCTGGATGCTGGGAGAAAGGGGCTGGTGGGTGTGGATGCCAGCCTGAAGAAGCTGTGTAGCCTCCTCTCTCGGGAAGAGGTGAAGTCGCAGGTGTCGCAGCTGACGGGCGACATCAGCGTCTACTGCTGCTCTTCGTACAGCGACAGAGAGGCCGAGAGGGTTCACGCTTTCGTGGCGGAGGGAGGCGGCCTACTGATTGGAGGCCAGGCCTGGTACTGGGCTTCCCAGAACCACGGCAAAGCTGCTGTGGCACAATATCCTGGCAACAAAATCCTGAACCGCTTTGGGCTGAGCATCCTGGGGCAGAGCGTCCAGGCAGCGAAGCTCCCGGCCGTGGGGTCAGAGGAGCACTACCACTTCCGCAGGGCGCTCGCTCTTTTCAACGGGCACGTAGACAAGCGTGAGGAGCTCAAGGGCCCCTTGAAGGACTGGCTGCGAAGGCTAGCGCAAGACTGCGCTGCCTTTCTGCACATCCCGGCCCACGACTGCCCGGCGTATGCCTCGCTCCACCGCATCCTGACCAAAGTGCTTCAGAGAAGTGGGATCCCGCAGGTCAGCGGGCACTGCCCTGTCAAGAGCAACTCCAAAGAGGCAGTCCTTCTCTGCATGGCGACCGAGCTGTCCCTCACCATGACGGACAGTGCAGCCCTAGTGCAGAAGTCTGCCGCTGGGGTCTGTGCCCCCCCCATCACTGTGGAAATTGATGGCACAAACCCAG GTAAGACAGCCTGGAGGAGTACAGGACTCTACCTCCCTGAAGGCCACACAGCAGTTATAACATTCCCTTGCCTGGTGGTCAGTGCTGGTCTGAAG GTGCAGATTGGGTGTCACACGGATGACCTCTCTCACGCCACAGAGCTGAAACGGGCCCCAGTGGTAATACGTACCTGTGATATCGCCTGTCAGAAACAGTCTGTTTCCTGCCTCTGGGGTGGCCTTATTTATGTCGTAGTACCAGCAAAGAGTGTCCTGGGGAAAGTGCCCATCACGGTGGAAGGGGCAGTCAGAGCTCCTTTCTTCAGGCTTG GGGAGACCTGTGAAAGCCAGTGGAAGGCCTGTATCCGGCACTACCCTGCACCCTGGGCAGAACTGGCTGTTGAGAATCTCATCCTGACAGTGCCGTCTGACAGCATCCGTCACATGGAGAACCCACAGCCGCTGCTGACCCTGTGGAATGAGATCATGGTGGCAATAAGCAAATTGGCAGCCATACCAACAAAATTCCCAAGGCCAGAGAGGATTGTAACAGATGTCCAGATCTCATATG GCTGGATGCATGCTGGCTATCCCATCATGGGCCACCTAGATTCAGTGAAGGAGATGTTAGACATGAAGCACATGCAAACTACTGGTCTTTGGGGTCCTGTCCATGAGCTGGGACACAATCAACAGCAGCAAGCATGGGAGTTTCCCCCTCATACCACAGAGGCCACCTGCAACCTCTGGTCTGTCTATGTTCATGAGAATGTGCTGGGGATCCCCAGGCATCAGGCCCATCAGGCACTTAGGTCACAGTGTCGGGCAGAAAGGATAAGAGAGTATCTGAAGAAAGGCGCTCAACTAAAGGACTGGGTGGTGTGGACTGCTCTGGAGACATACCTGCAG TTGCAGGAAGGGTTTGGTTGGGACCCCTTCATCCACCTCTTCTCTGATTACCAGAAAATGTCCACCACCCCAAAAGACAACCCTTCTAAGATGAACTTGTGGGCACAGAAGTTTTCTCAGCAGGTGAACAAGAACTTGGCTCCATTTTTTACAGCCTGGGGATGGCCTATCAAGAAAGAACTGTCTCTGGAACTGTCCTCTTTACCCAGCTGGAAAGAGGACCCAATGAGATCCTATAGACCATGA
- the TCAF2 gene encoding TRPM8 channel-associated factor 2 isoform X3: MPTLYLHQANLSLDAECLLRGVSELDLVTGGAPSILLVHGVLSFPLCLDSSHRCLLAAARYGQGRVVVATHESQLFSPKLARFLLNAVRWLDAGRKGLVGVDASLKKLCSLLSREEVKSQVSQLTGDISVYCCSSYSDREAERVHAFVAEGGGLLIGGQAWYWASQNHGKAAVAQYPGNKILNRFGLSILGQSVQAAKLPAVGSEEHYHFRRALALFNGHVDKREELKGPLKDWLRRLAQDCAAFLHIPAHDCPAYASLHRILTKVLQRSGIPQVSGHCPVKSNSKEAVLLCMATELSLTMTDSAALVQKSAAGVCAPPITVEIDGTNPGKTAWRSTGLYLPEGHTAVITFPCLVVSAGLKVQIGCHTDDLSHATELKRAPVVIRTCDIACQKQSVSCLWGGLIYVVVPAKSVLGKVPITVEGAVRAPFFRLGETCESQWKACIRHYPAPWAELAVENLILTVPSDSIRHMENPQPLLTLWNEIMVAISKLAAIPTKFPRPERIVTDVQISYGWMHAGYPIMGHLDSVKEMLDMKHMQTTGLWGPVHELGHNQQQQAWEFPPHTTEATCNLWSVYVHENVLGIPRHQAHQALRSQCRAERIREYLKKGAQLKDWVVWTALETYLQLQEGFGWDPFIHLFSDYQKMSTTPKDNPSKMNLWAQKFSQQVNKNLAPFFTAWGWPIKKELSLELSSLPSWKEDPMRSYRP; the protein is encoded by the exons ATGCCTACCCTATACTT GCACCAGGCCAACCTCAGCCTTGATGCTGAGTGTCTCCTGCGTGGTGTGTCGGAGCTGGATTTGGTGACGGGGGGCGCGCCCTCCATCTTGCTGGTGCACGGTGTACTCTCCTTCCCGCTCTGCCTGGACAGCTCGCACCGCTGCCTCTTAGCTGCGGCACGCTACGGCCAAGGCCGTGTCGTGGTGGCCACCCACGAGAGCCAGCTGTTCTCCCCAAAGCTGGCCAGATTCCTGCTCAATGCTGTCCGCTGGCTGGATGCTGGGAGAAAGGGGCTGGTGGGTGTGGATGCCAGCCTGAAGAAGCTGTGTAGCCTCCTCTCTCGGGAAGAGGTGAAGTCGCAGGTGTCGCAGCTGACGGGCGACATCAGCGTCTACTGCTGCTCTTCGTACAGCGACAGAGAGGCCGAGAGGGTTCACGCTTTCGTGGCGGAGGGAGGCGGCCTACTGATTGGAGGCCAGGCCTGGTACTGGGCTTCCCAGAACCACGGCAAAGCTGCTGTGGCACAATATCCTGGCAACAAAATCCTGAACCGCTTTGGGCTGAGCATCCTGGGGCAGAGCGTCCAGGCAGCGAAGCTCCCGGCCGTGGGGTCAGAGGAGCACTACCACTTCCGCAGGGCGCTCGCTCTTTTCAACGGGCACGTAGACAAGCGTGAGGAGCTCAAGGGCCCCTTGAAGGACTGGCTGCGAAGGCTAGCGCAAGACTGCGCTGCCTTTCTGCACATCCCGGCCCACGACTGCCCGGCGTATGCCTCGCTCCACCGCATCCTGACCAAAGTGCTTCAGAGAAGTGGGATCCCGCAGGTCAGCGGGCACTGCCCTGTCAAGAGCAACTCCAAAGAGGCAGTCCTTCTCTGCATGGCGACCGAGCTGTCCCTCACCATGACGGACAGTGCAGCCCTAGTGCAGAAGTCTGCCGCTGGGGTCTGTGCCCCCCCCATCACTGTGGAAATTGATGGCACAAACCCAG GTAAGACAGCCTGGAGGAGTACAGGACTCTACCTCCCTGAAGGCCACACAGCAGTTATAACATTCCCTTGCCTGGTGGTCAGTGCTGGTCTGAAG GTGCAGATTGGGTGTCACACGGATGACCTCTCTCACGCCACAGAGCTGAAACGGGCCCCAGTGGTAATACGTACCTGTGATATCGCCTGTCAGAAACAGTCTGTTTCCTGCCTCTGGGGTGGCCTTATTTATGTCGTAGTACCAGCAAAGAGTGTCCTGGGGAAAGTGCCCATCACGGTGGAAGGGGCAGTCAGAGCTCCTTTCTTCAGGCTTG GGGAGACCTGTGAAAGCCAGTGGAAGGCCTGTATCCGGCACTACCCTGCACCCTGGGCAGAACTGGCTGTTGAGAATCTCATCCTGACAGTGCCGTCTGACAGCATCCGTCACATGGAGAACCCACAGCCGCTGCTGACCCTGTGGAATGAGATCATGGTGGCAATAAGCAAATTGGCAGCCATACCAACAAAATTCCCAAGGCCAGAGAGGATTGTAACAGATGTCCAGATCTCATATG GCTGGATGCATGCTGGCTATCCCATCATGGGCCACCTAGATTCAGTGAAGGAGATGTTAGACATGAAGCACATGCAAACTACTGGTCTTTGGGGTCCTGTCCATGAGCTGGGACACAATCAACAGCAGCAAGCATGGGAGTTTCCCCCTCATACCACAGAGGCCACCTGCAACCTCTGGTCTGTCTATGTTCATGAGAATGTGCTGGGGATCCCCAGGCATCAGGCCCATCAGGCACTTAGGTCACAGTGTCGGGCAGAAAGGATAAGAGAGTATCTGAAGAAAGGCGCTCAACTAAAGGACTGGGTGGTGTGGACTGCTCTGGAGACATACCTGCAG TTGCAGGAAGGGTTTGGTTGGGACCCCTTCATCCACCTCTTCTCTGATTACCAGAAAATGTCCACCACCCCAAAAGACAACCCTTCTAAGATGAACTTGTGGGCACAGAAGTTTTCTCAGCAGGTGAACAAGAACTTGGCTCCATTTTTTACAGCCTGGGGATGGCCTATCAAGAAAGAACTGTCTCTGGAACTGTCCTCTTTACCCAGCTGGAAAGAGGACCCAATGAGATCCTATAGACCATGA